The Pirellulimonas nuda genome includes a region encoding these proteins:
- a CDS encoding NirA family protein yields the protein MPSGFSSEQQSYIQGLAIGADVARSVRGLPVFASSGTTVSIGGAPATPRGGPHRPDQLHYDAQDRQSAAGGKLVAEERAKREKNPLDQWDEIEARAARGEFPKGIDVFLTKYHGLFYVTPAQDAFMCRLRFPGGAVRSYQLAGLADLALAHAGGYADVTTRSNLQLREIPAAAPAKVMVGLRNLGIVNTGAGADNIRNVTASPLSGLDPHELIETLPLAQELNQYILNRRELFGLPRKFNVAFDGGGRVSALEDTNDIGLHAVRLEEPSGDSAAGVYFQLALGGITGHEDFARPTGVLLLPEECINVCGAILRVFIANGDRTDRKRARLKYLLDDWGFERFLTEVEKELGKPLRRAPVAAYSRPAADDRLAHIGFHPQRQPGLCYLGVVLPVGRLTSQQMRGLARISDRFGNGDLRLTVWQNLLIPNIRVEDQQAVAEAVEALGLGVEASSVRAGLVACTGSAGCKYAGADTKRNAMEIAQYVDDRLELDTPVNIHVTGCHHSCAQHYIGDIGLIATSVDVGDDTVEGYHLFVGGGYGDRQRIGRELFSSVRADEVPALVTRILEGFLDARESVQQSFAQFTAARSVEELKRLFTGSPAPV from the coding sequence ATGCCTAGCGGATTCAGCTCCGAACAACAAAGCTACATCCAAGGGCTCGCCATCGGCGCCGATGTGGCTCGCAGCGTGCGCGGGCTGCCTGTCTTCGCCAGCAGCGGCACGACCGTGTCGATCGGTGGCGCCCCCGCCACGCCGCGCGGGGGCCCCCACCGGCCCGACCAGCTTCACTACGACGCTCAGGACCGCCAGTCGGCTGCGGGGGGCAAGCTGGTCGCGGAAGAGCGGGCCAAGCGCGAGAAAAACCCGCTCGACCAGTGGGACGAGATCGAGGCCCGCGCCGCCCGGGGGGAGTTCCCCAAAGGGATCGACGTCTTCCTGACCAAGTACCACGGGTTGTTCTACGTCACCCCGGCGCAAGACGCGTTCATGTGCCGCCTGCGTTTCCCCGGCGGCGCTGTACGCAGCTACCAGCTCGCCGGGCTGGCGGACCTGGCGCTCGCCCACGCCGGCGGCTACGCAGACGTCACCACGCGTTCCAACCTGCAGCTCCGCGAGATCCCGGCTGCCGCGCCCGCCAAGGTGATGGTCGGCCTGCGGAACCTGGGCATCGTCAACACCGGCGCCGGCGCCGACAACATCCGCAACGTAACCGCCAGCCCGCTCAGCGGGCTCGACCCGCACGAGCTGATCGAGACGCTGCCGCTGGCGCAGGAGCTGAATCAATACATCCTGAACCGTCGCGAGTTGTTCGGGCTCCCGCGGAAGTTTAACGTCGCCTTCGACGGAGGGGGCCGCGTGAGCGCGCTGGAAGACACCAACGACATCGGCCTGCACGCGGTGCGCCTCGAAGAGCCCAGCGGAGACTCGGCTGCTGGCGTCTACTTTCAGCTCGCGCTGGGCGGCATCACGGGGCACGAAGACTTCGCGCGCCCGACCGGGGTGCTGCTCCTGCCCGAGGAGTGCATCAACGTTTGCGGCGCCATCCTACGCGTCTTCATCGCGAACGGGGACCGCACCGACCGCAAGCGGGCCAGGCTGAAGTATCTGCTAGACGATTGGGGGTTCGAGAGGTTCTTGACCGAAGTAGAGAAGGAGCTTGGAAAGCCGCTGCGCCGTGCGCCGGTGGCGGCGTACTCACGCCCCGCGGCGGACGACCGACTGGCGCACATCGGCTTCCACCCTCAAAGGCAGCCCGGGCTGTGCTACTTGGGCGTCGTTCTGCCCGTGGGTCGGCTCACAAGCCAGCAGATGCGCGGCCTCGCTCGGATCAGCGACCGTTTTGGCAACGGCGACCTCCGCCTCACGGTGTGGCAGAACCTGTTGATCCCCAACATCCGCGTTGAAGACCAACAAGCCGTCGCCGAAGCGGTCGAAGCGCTCGGGCTTGGCGTCGAGGCGAGCAGCGTTCGCGCCGGGCTGGTCGCATGCACGGGCAGCGCCGGCTGCAAGTACGCCGGCGCCGACACCAAACGCAACGCGATGGAGATCGCGCAGTACGTGGACGACCGGCTCGAGCTCGACACGCCGGTGAACATCCATGTCACGGGGTGTCACCACTCGTGCGCTCAGCACTACATCGGGGACATCGGGCTGATCGCCACCAGCGTCGACGTTGGAGACGACACCGTGGAAGGCTACCACCTGTTTGTCGGCGGCGGGTACGGCGATCGTCAACGCATCGGACGAGAGCTATTCTCGTCGGTCCGCGCCGACGAGGTTCCGGCGCTCGTGACGCGCATCCTGGAAGGCTTCCTTGACGCACGCGAGTCGGTGCAGCAGTCGTTCGCCCAGTTCACCGCGGCCCGCAGCGTCGAGGAATTGAAACGGTTGTTCACGGGGTCGCCCGCCCCTGTTTAG
- a CDS encoding sulfite reductase subunit alpha has product MTASLVPETAPFDSAQRAWLNGFLAGWLGVDGAPPPADVPGAPQLMLGGPTAVESLDAEEEFPWHDAALPLHERMALADGKPHERRLMAAMAQLDCGACGYLCQTYSEAIARGEEKSLTLCSPGGKETAKKLKELVKLSVPPTATLNGATSNPATPTTTPSNGAAYGRANPFTARLLESRNLNGAGSAKHTSHVVIDLADSGLSYGVGDSLGVYPTNCPTLVEDILGSLRLAGDEPVTASNGVNTTLRDALTQHADLGSVEEELLELLIESTDDFDQRARLQSLIGDDALDELDVLELVRMAPAAQTPPEAFAQALGVLNPRLYSIASSLAAHPREVHLTVGRVAYQKNGRERKGVASTMFADRLPAGSAVRVFVQPSHGFTVPADPTAAMIMVGPGTGIAPFRAFLEEREAARAPGKNWLFFGDQCAATDYLYQEQLSAMQSSGLLTRIDTAFSRDQQAKVYVQDRMRAAGAELFAWLEAGAYFFVCGDAKRMAVDVDRALHEVIAEHGARDEASARAYVEALRNSKRYVRDVY; this is encoded by the coding sequence ATGACTGCATCGCTAGTTCCTGAAACCGCGCCGTTCGACTCGGCTCAACGCGCCTGGCTCAACGGCTTCTTGGCCGGGTGGCTCGGCGTCGATGGCGCCCCCCCTCCGGCCGACGTCCCAGGCGCCCCCCAATTGATGCTTGGGGGGCCGACGGCGGTAGAAAGCCTTGACGCCGAGGAAGAGTTCCCTTGGCACGACGCGGCTCTTCCGCTCCACGAACGGATGGCGCTGGCCGATGGCAAGCCGCACGAACGCCGATTGATGGCGGCGATGGCTCAGCTAGACTGCGGCGCTTGCGGCTATCTGTGCCAAACGTACTCCGAGGCCATCGCCCGCGGCGAAGAGAAGAGCCTCACGCTCTGCTCGCCCGGCGGCAAGGAGACCGCCAAGAAGCTGAAGGAGCTGGTCAAGCTCTCCGTCCCCCCGACGGCAACATTAAACGGCGCGACATCGAACCCCGCCACGCCGACCACTACCCCGTCCAACGGCGCGGCGTACGGCCGCGCCAACCCTTTCACGGCCAGGCTCCTTGAATCCCGGAACCTCAATGGCGCCGGGTCGGCAAAGCACACCAGCCATGTCGTGATCGACTTGGCGGACAGCGGGCTCAGCTACGGGGTCGGCGACTCGCTCGGCGTCTACCCGACCAACTGCCCGACGCTGGTCGAAGACATCCTGGGATCGCTCCGGCTTGCGGGCGACGAGCCGGTAACTGCCTCCAATGGCGTGAACACGACGCTCCGCGACGCCCTTACCCAACACGCCGACCTCGGCAGCGTCGAAGAGGAGCTGCTGGAGCTGCTCATCGAATCTACCGACGACTTCGACCAGCGGGCCCGGTTGCAGTCGCTGATCGGAGACGACGCGCTCGATGAACTGGACGTGCTCGAACTTGTGCGGATGGCGCCCGCCGCGCAAACGCCGCCCGAGGCGTTTGCTCAGGCGCTGGGCGTGCTGAACCCGCGGCTCTATTCGATCGCTAGCTCGCTGGCGGCGCACCCGAGGGAAGTCCACCTGACCGTTGGCCGCGTGGCGTACCAGAAGAACGGTCGCGAGCGGAAGGGGGTCGCGTCGACCATGTTTGCCGACCGCCTGCCGGCCGGCTCGGCGGTGCGCGTCTTTGTGCAGCCTTCACACGGCTTCACCGTTCCGGCCGACCCGACCGCGGCGATGATCATGGTCGGCCCCGGCACGGGGATCGCGCCGTTCCGTGCGTTCCTCGAGGAACGCGAAGCTGCCCGCGCCCCCGGCAAGAACTGGTTGTTCTTCGGCGACCAGTGCGCGGCCACCGACTACCTCTATCAGGAGCAGCTCTCTGCCATGCAGTCCTCCGGCCTGCTCACCCGCATCGATACGGCGTTCAGCCGCGACCAGCAGGCGAAGGTCTACGTCCAAGACCGCATGCGCGCCGCGGGCGCCGAGTTGTTCGCTTGGCTCGAAGCAGGGGCGTACTTCTTTGTCTGTGGAGACGCCAAGCGGATGGCCGTGGACGTCGACCGGGCGCTGCACGAGGTAATCGCGGAGCACGGCGCCCGCGACGAGGCTTCCGCCAGGGCCTACGTTGAGGCGCTCCGCAACTCGAAGCGCTACGTGCGAGACGTCTACTAG
- a CDS encoding molybdopterin oxidoreductase family protein, with the protein MTEPVLKAKPRRTAPKLVGQVRNLIHQRDGVLTHDLVRAPGEFGLGQVPAKLKPDATTTMTCGFCSTGCGLNIHLRDGQAVNLSPATEYPVNLGMACPKGWEALNVLDAPDRATTPLLRGADGRLSPTSWDTAMSTFCDRMQAIQRQHGPESVAFLSTGQMPTEEQALLGALAKFGMGMVHGDGNTRQCMATAATAYKQSFGYDAPPFTYQDFEESDVIVLVGSNLCIAHPIMWERVLRNRNRPKIIVIDPRSTETAMAASKHLPLKPKGDLALFYAIAHVLARQGWIDRDFLDAHTTGYDGFAQHLQAYAPNAVAARTGIAPALVEEVADVIHRGERVSFWWTMGVNQSYEGTRVAQSLINLALMTGNIGRPGTGANSITGQANAMGSRLFSNTTCLYGGRDFENRADREHVAGVLGIDGARIPTQNSLPYHQILERVRAGKIRGLWFICTNPAHSWSQQADARALLKSLDFLAVQDMYHSADTAALADLVLPAAGWGEKEGTFINSERRLGVIKKVKQAPGEALSDFSIFRLIADRWGCGEMLSEWSSPEAAFEILKRLSVGTPCDFSGIENYLHLDRNGGIQWPCPAPAEGVAGQRRLFEDGRFYHADGRARFLFDPPTDMPEPPDRDYPYLLLTGRGTASQWHTQTRTSKSAVLRKLYPAGVYVEVNPGDARREGVRPQQRVWVASRRGRVAATAYVTPTIRPGQLFMPMHYPETNRLTLSHFDPHSHQPSYKDCAVRIEAIRGAEQRSPQKTATEAPSVSRSTYGD; encoded by the coding sequence ATGACCGAGCCCGTTTTGAAGGCCAAGCCGAGGCGCACGGCGCCCAAGCTCGTCGGACAGGTCCGCAACCTGATCCACCAGCGCGACGGCGTGCTGACGCACGACTTGGTGCGGGCGCCGGGAGAGTTCGGCCTAGGCCAGGTCCCCGCCAAGCTGAAGCCAGACGCCACAACGACCATGACCTGTGGGTTCTGCTCGACCGGCTGCGGGCTGAACATCCACCTGCGCGACGGCCAAGCGGTAAACCTCTCGCCGGCGACCGAGTACCCGGTCAACCTTGGCATGGCCTGCCCAAAAGGCTGGGAGGCACTCAATGTGCTCGACGCCCCCGACCGGGCCACAACGCCGCTGCTCCGCGGCGCGGACGGTCGGCTGTCTCCGACGAGCTGGGACACAGCCATGTCGACCTTCTGTGATCGCATGCAGGCGATCCAGCGCCAGCACGGGCCCGAGTCCGTGGCTTTCCTCAGCACGGGACAGATGCCCACCGAAGAACAGGCGCTGCTGGGCGCGCTGGCGAAGTTCGGCATGGGGATGGTCCACGGCGACGGCAACACGCGTCAATGTATGGCCACCGCGGCGACGGCCTATAAGCAGTCGTTCGGGTACGACGCCCCGCCGTTTACGTACCAGGACTTCGAAGAGTCGGACGTGATCGTGCTGGTCGGCTCGAACCTCTGTATCGCCCACCCCATCATGTGGGAGCGTGTGCTGCGCAACCGCAACCGGCCGAAGATCATCGTCATCGATCCACGCTCGACCGAAACAGCGATGGCGGCGTCGAAGCACTTGCCCCTCAAGCCCAAGGGCGACCTAGCGCTCTTCTACGCGATCGCCCACGTGCTAGCGCGTCAGGGCTGGATCGACCGCGACTTCCTCGACGCGCACACAACAGGGTACGACGGCTTCGCACAGCACCTTCAAGCCTACGCGCCCAACGCCGTGGCGGCGCGTACCGGCATCGCCCCCGCCCTGGTCGAAGAAGTAGCAGACGTCATCCACCGTGGAGAACGGGTCTCTTTCTGGTGGACCATGGGGGTGAACCAAAGCTACGAGGGGACCCGCGTGGCGCAAAGCCTCATCAACCTGGCCTTGATGACCGGCAACATCGGGCGGCCTGGAACTGGGGCGAACTCGATTACCGGCCAGGCCAACGCCATGGGGTCGCGGCTGTTCAGCAACACCACCTGCTTGTACGGGGGCAGAGACTTTGAGAACCGGGCCGACCGCGAGCACGTGGCGGGGGTGCTGGGCATCGACGGGGCTCGCATCCCGACCCAGAACAGCCTTCCCTACCACCAGATCTTGGAGCGGGTCCGCGCCGGCAAGATCCGTGGGCTGTGGTTCATCTGCACCAACCCGGCGCACTCCTGGAGCCAGCAAGCCGACGCCAGGGCGCTGCTGAAGAGCCTCGACTTCTTGGCGGTGCAGGACATGTACCACTCGGCCGACACCGCGGCGCTAGCCGACCTGGTACTGCCGGCCGCGGGCTGGGGTGAGAAGGAGGGGACCTTCATCAACAGCGAACGCCGGCTGGGGGTGATCAAGAAGGTGAAACAGGCGCCGGGCGAGGCGCTCTCGGACTTCAGCATCTTCCGCCTGATCGCGGACCGTTGGGGCTGCGGAGAGATGCTGTCCGAATGGAGCAGCCCCGAAGCCGCCTTTGAGATCCTCAAGCGGCTCTCGGTCGGCACGCCGTGCGATTTCTCGGGGATCGAGAACTACCTGCACCTCGACCGCAACGGAGGCATCCAGTGGCCCTGCCCCGCCCCCGCCGAGGGGGTCGCCGGGCAGAGACGGCTGTTCGAGGATGGCCGCTTCTACCATGCCGATGGCCGAGCAAGGTTTCTGTTCGACCCGCCCACGGACATGCCGGAACCCCCCGACCGAGACTACCCCTACCTGCTGCTCACGGGCCGGGGCACGGCGTCGCAGTGGCACACACAAACACGCACGTCCAAGTCGGCGGTGCTGCGGAAACTCTACCCGGCGGGAGTCTATGTCGAGGTCAACCCCGGCGACGCCCGCCGCGAAGGGGTCCGCCCCCAGCAGCGTGTGTGGGTCGCCTCCCGCCGGGGCAGGGTCGCGGCGACCGCCTACGTCACGCCGACGATCCGGCCCGGCCAGCTCTTCATGCCGATGCACTACCCCGAAACGAACCGACTAACGCTTTCGCACTTCGATCCCCATTCGCACCAACCTTCCTATAAGGACTGCGCGGTACGGATTGAGGCGATCCGCGGCGCGGAACAACGCAGCCCGCAAAAAACAGCCACCGAGGCCCCATCGGTGAGCAGGAGCACCTATGGCGACTAA
- a CDS encoding sigma-54-dependent transcriptional regulator produces MIDDDPLVEVQVRRALHGLVPSIEARLSASDGLDLIRNARPDAVILDNILPDRLGIDTLAEIHRIDPRVPVIFVTARGSGSTAIEAMRLSAFDYLPKPIDPATLRCQVQRALELRRLLDAPPQQPANGSPAADADAESLVGDSPAMQHVFKAIGRIAMQDVPVLIRGEAGTGKEAVARAIHRHSGRAGSPFVCLRCSAFQGTDLDTELFGDGRPESGGVAAAAGGTLYLEEIAALTLPTQAKLLAIQQAWSRSGGREPTPCRVVASSAVDLEGLVRSGRLRSDLYYAISSFTIQLPPLRQRLTDLPLLIEQLLAQLCEVSPQHAAAPPRVSEEAYRVIARHTWPGNIDELRSVLKRSVVEAKGNVITSDYLKAVLARDPVVADGGPDTGSQNATDWDRFVDFRIDGGTEDLYAEAVAETDRKVLARVLRNTAGNQAHAARLLGITRASLRKKLRTLGISIQQVVESTAPS; encoded by the coding sequence GTGATCGACGACGACCCCCTCGTTGAGGTGCAGGTGCGGCGTGCGCTGCACGGATTGGTTCCCTCGATCGAGGCCCGATTGTCGGCGAGTGATGGGCTCGACTTGATCCGCAACGCCCGTCCCGACGCCGTGATCCTCGACAACATCCTGCCGGACCGGCTGGGGATCGACACGCTCGCCGAGATCCACCGCATCGACCCCCGCGTGCCGGTGATCTTTGTGACCGCACGGGGTTCGGGCAGCACCGCGATCGAAGCGATGAGGCTGAGCGCGTTCGACTACCTGCCAAAGCCGATCGACCCCGCTACGTTGCGCTGCCAGGTGCAGCGTGCGTTAGAGCTGCGTCGGTTGCTGGACGCGCCCCCTCAGCAGCCGGCAAACGGCTCCCCGGCCGCGGACGCGGACGCCGAGTCGCTCGTGGGAGACAGCCCGGCAATGCAGCACGTCTTCAAGGCGATCGGCCGAATCGCGATGCAAGACGTGCCGGTGCTGATCCGCGGCGAGGCGGGCACCGGCAAGGAGGCGGTCGCACGCGCGATCCACCGCCACAGCGGTCGGGCCGGAAGTCCCTTCGTTTGCCTCCGTTGCTCCGCCTTTCAGGGGACGGACTTGGACACCGAGTTGTTCGGCGACGGACGCCCCGAGAGCGGCGGCGTCGCCGCTGCTGCGGGAGGGACGCTCTACCTCGAAGAGATCGCTGCCCTGACGCTTCCGACCCAGGCGAAACTGCTGGCAATTCAGCAGGCGTGGTCTCGCTCAGGCGGAAGGGAGCCCACGCCGTGCCGGGTGGTCGCCAGCAGCGCCGTTGACCTCGAGGGGCTCGTGCGTTCCGGGCGCCTTCGCTCCGACCTCTACTACGCGATCTCTTCTTTCACCATCCAACTCCCCCCGCTTCGACAGCGTCTGACCGATCTTCCCTTGTTGATCGAGCAACTGCTGGCGCAGCTCTGCGAGGTCTCTCCACAGCACGCCGCCGCTCCCCCGCGGGTGTCCGAAGAAGCCTACCGAGTGATCGCCCGCCACACTTGGCCGGGGAACATCGATGAACTACGCAGCGTCCTCAAGCGGAGCGTTGTGGAAGCAAAGGGGAACGTGATCACGTCGGACTACCTCAAGGCGGTCCTCGCACGCGATCCGGTGGTCGCCGACGGCGGACCCGACACGGGGAGCCAGAACGCGACCGACTGGGACCGATTCGTCGACTTCCGGATCGACGGCGGCACCGAGGACCTCTACGCCGAAGCCGTGGCCGAGACCGACCGCAAGGTGCTCGCCCGGGTGCTCCGCAACACGGCCGGCAATCAGGCGCACGCCGCGCGGCTGCTTGGCATCACGCGGGCCAGCCTCCGCAAGAAGCTTCGAACGCTCGGCATCAGCATCCAGCAGGTAGTAGAGTCCACGGCCCCATCGTGA
- a CDS encoding alginate export family protein: protein MSPWATAQSPCASSHKGVFYANDFSYLSDPNYDGACFGDLLKQNELAGGQLGTYDIGGQLRLRQHSELGMGREVGDLNGFGDTNNDFLLTRLRLYTNWQATENVRFFGELINANLAADESYVPRAIDEDPINFLNLFFDTKLTDETTFRIGRQELLYGAQRTVSPLDWANTRRTFEGIKVIHKEGDWAVDGFFTAFVPPQADEWDTADWQQQFYGCYGTYSGAKNAVYDFYYLGYDNRQTYQPGKDAPGSRDFSLHTFGGRMLATQDAWLFEVEGALQTGRQSGLGLDQRAAFVTGGVGRNFDVEWSPTLWFYYDYATGNDGNGAWNRYNQLFPLAHKYLGFIDSAQRSNISSPNCLLTAAPADKLSLLFWYYYLGAAQAGDIVPGVGFNTDQNTTSRDFGHELDTIVQYQICPRSNILFGYSHLWRGEKIIGTRDADFFYTQWETNF from the coding sequence GTGTCGCCCTGGGCGACGGCTCAATCGCCGTGCGCCTCTTCCCACAAGGGCGTCTTCTACGCCAACGACTTCAGTTACTTGAGCGATCCGAACTACGACGGCGCCTGCTTCGGCGACCTGCTCAAGCAGAACGAGCTGGCCGGCGGCCAATTGGGGACGTACGACATCGGCGGCCAGCTTCGGTTGCGTCAGCACTCGGAACTTGGCATGGGGCGCGAGGTGGGGGACCTCAACGGCTTTGGCGACACCAACAACGATTTCCTGCTCACGCGTCTGCGCCTCTACACCAACTGGCAGGCCACCGAAAACGTCCGGTTCTTTGGCGAACTGATCAACGCCAACCTGGCGGCTGATGAGAGCTACGTTCCGCGTGCGATCGACGAAGACCCGATCAACTTTCTGAACTTGTTCTTCGACACCAAGTTGACCGACGAAACCACCTTCCGCATCGGTCGCCAAGAGCTTCTCTACGGCGCCCAACGCACGGTGTCTCCGCTCGACTGGGCGAACACCCGGCGCACCTTCGAGGGGATCAAGGTGATCCACAAAGAAGGGGACTGGGCGGTCGACGGATTCTTCACGGCGTTTGTTCCGCCCCAAGCGGACGAATGGGACACGGCCGACTGGCAGCAGCAGTTCTACGGCTGCTATGGCACCTACTCAGGCGCCAAGAACGCGGTGTACGACTTCTACTACCTTGGCTACGACAACCGCCAGACGTATCAGCCCGGCAAGGACGCCCCCGGCAGCCGCGACTTCTCGCTGCACACGTTTGGCGGACGGATGCTGGCCACACAGGACGCTTGGTTGTTCGAGGTCGAAGGGGCGTTGCAGACCGGCAGGCAGAGCGGCTTGGGCCTCGATCAACGCGCCGCGTTCGTAACCGGCGGCGTCGGACGCAACTTTGATGTTGAGTGGTCTCCCACCCTGTGGTTCTACTACGACTACGCAACGGGCAACGACGGCAACGGCGCCTGGAACCGCTACAACCAGTTGTTTCCTCTGGCGCACAAGTACCTGGGATTCATCGACTCCGCCCAGCGGTCGAACATCTCATCTCCCAACTGCCTGCTTACCGCGGCGCCGGCGGACAAGCTGAGTCTGCTCTTCTGGTACTACTACCTAGGGGCGGCCCAGGCCGGCGACATCGTGCCGGGCGTCGGCTTCAATACGGATCAGAACACAACCAGCCGCGACTTCGGGCACGAGCTCGACACCATCGTCCAGTACCAGATCTGCCCGCGGTCGAACATCCTGTTCGGCTACTCTCACCTTTGGCGGGGAGAAAAGATCATCGGCACTCGCGACGCGGACTTCTTCTACACGCAGTGGGAAACGAACTTCTGA
- a CDS encoding DmsC/YnfH family molybdoenzyme membrane anchor subunit produces MTVLAKPPIAPASPHNGAAPAGDFVTRLLAEQRDLTAVERFARVHEADSPPAQAKYYRDLIPLTTPGAGEQYAFEVDLDACTGCKACVSACHSMNGLEPTETWRAVGLLQGTDDQFPILQHVTTACHHCLEPACLAGCPTNAYEKDPITGVVSHLDDQCFGCQYCTMACPYEVPQYSKTKGIVRKCDMCHGRLAAGEAPACVQACPSQAIRIRITPRELTKAEASGRGLLPGAPDSEFTKPTTRYLGADRLPAGTAPADAAHASPQHAHWPLIIMLTLIQMGVGAFAVLSPLRWWAGGGEAFVALAALTAMGATGVALAASTLHLGRPTYAFRAVLGWRHSWLSREAIAFGAFAGPASAVTAYALLPYLPFQPPLEPPQALRVPLEAFTPIAGAVGVYCSIRIYQFTRRVFWIGLGTASRFWLTSAVLGPALVLACWSLTQNAGAVSHGLAAWIILAATTKLLFEASILRPSAETHPSQRLTGQLMTGPLAAVTGARFAAGVLGGVVLPLAGLAAGGAVAAAISCTSLGLLVVGELAERTLFFGAVIPLRMPGGIKP; encoded by the coding sequence GTGACTGTCCTCGCCAAACCGCCGATCGCCCCAGCAAGCCCGCACAACGGCGCCGCGCCGGCGGGCGACTTTGTCACCCGCCTGCTGGCCGAGCAACGCGACCTGACCGCGGTAGAACGGTTTGCGCGGGTGCACGAAGCAGACTCCCCGCCGGCTCAAGCGAAGTACTACCGCGACCTGATCCCGCTAACGACCCCGGGCGCCGGCGAGCAGTACGCGTTCGAGGTCGACCTCGACGCCTGCACGGGCTGCAAGGCGTGCGTCAGCGCTTGCCACAGCATGAACGGGCTTGAGCCTACCGAGACGTGGCGGGCGGTCGGTTTGCTACAAGGTACAGACGACCAGTTCCCTATTCTCCAACACGTCACCACCGCTTGCCACCACTGCCTGGAACCGGCCTGCCTGGCCGGCTGCCCCACCAACGCTTACGAGAAAGACCCCATCACGGGCGTCGTTTCGCACCTCGACGACCAGTGCTTTGGCTGCCAGTACTGCACCATGGCATGCCCCTATGAGGTTCCCCAGTACAGCAAGACGAAGGGGATCGTCCGCAAGTGCGACATGTGCCACGGCCGGCTCGCCGCGGGCGAGGCGCCAGCCTGTGTGCAGGCCTGCCCCAGCCAGGCGATCCGCATCAGGATCACGCCGCGTGAGCTGACCAAAGCGGAGGCGTCCGGTCGAGGCTTGTTGCCTGGCGCCCCCGACAGCGAGTTCACGAAGCCCACCACACGCTACCTAGGCGCAGATCGGCTGCCGGCCGGAACCGCGCCCGCCGACGCGGCTCACGCGTCGCCGCAGCACGCCCACTGGCCGCTGATCATCATGCTCACGCTCATCCAGATGGGGGTCGGCGCCTTTGCGGTTCTCTCGCCGCTGCGTTGGTGGGCCGGCGGAGGAGAGGCCTTCGTGGCGCTCGCGGCGCTCACCGCCATGGGCGCCACCGGCGTGGCCCTGGCGGCGAGCACGCTCCACCTGGGTCGACCGACGTACGCGTTCCGGGCGGTGCTAGGATGGCGCCACTCGTGGCTCAGCCGCGAAGCGATCGCCTTCGGCGCCTTTGCCGGCCCGGCGTCGGCCGTGACCGCGTACGCCCTGCTGCCCTATTTGCCGTTCCAACCGCCGCTCGAGCCCCCGCAGGCGCTCCGTGTGCCGCTCGAGGCGTTTACCCCGATCGCGGGTGCGGTCGGCGTCTACTGCTCGATCCGCATCTATCAGTTCACCCGCCGAGTCTTCTGGATCGGCCTAGGGACCGCCTCGCGGTTCTGGCTAACCTCCGCCGTGCTGGGGCCGGCCCTCGTGCTTGCCTGCTGGTCGCTCACCCAGAACGCCGGCGCAGTTTCACACGGCCTGGCGGCATGGATCATCTTGGCCGCGACGACCAAGCTGCTGTTTGAAGCATCTATCCTCCGACCGTCGGCCGAGACGCACCCTTCGCAACGGCTCACCGGGCAACTGATGACGGGGCCACTCGCCGCGGTCACGGGCGCCAGGTTCGCGGCCGGCGTGTTGGGGGGCGTGGTCTTGCCGTTAGCCGGGTTGGCTGCGGGGGGCGCCGTCGCGGCTGCAATCTCCTGTACTTCTCTCGGCTTGCTGGTGGTCGGCGAGCTGGCAGAGCGGACGCTGTTCTTTGGAGCGGTCATCCCGCTCCGCATGCCGGGGGGGATCAAACCATGA